One Fuerstiella marisgermanici DNA window includes the following coding sequences:
- a CDS encoding Lpg1974 family pore-forming outer membrane protein, translated as MNIRTLLAVPIVLSATVTQAQDRPLHRPDSAELPVIAFDTSAEDSTTLHYGELATSFSGAADDALPPQYPTTATASNSASLEAMVSGPPSQILQTQYSVPSNACCDANGCSTQSYGGDCGCGEGCCCDRDCYPLFSVGVEVPFLRPRISGAAPVFNVSPGAQRLIDPNYDPAIRYIAELRPEKSFGIRGRYFRYDHATGFDPPFQPAELGITVDSADLEFVFHHDTNRWNFDFSAGLEYGKLQYAADVATAVIGQGTATFEGLGPVFGLNAEHALGDTSFSFFGSVRASFLMGSIKNSALLINMPRAEIKDEMAQVYQNQLGVAWQPELSDRFGISVRAAWETQFWLNETFSDDSFGIGSNLSLTGPMVSAEVSF; from the coding sequence GTGAATATTCGAACCCTGCTCGCGGTACCGATTGTCCTGTCAGCGACGGTTACTCAGGCACAGGACAGACCTCTACATCGGCCCGATTCTGCGGAGCTGCCGGTTATTGCGTTCGACACATCGGCAGAAGATTCCACCACCCTGCATTACGGCGAGCTTGCCACTAGTTTCAGTGGTGCTGCAGACGATGCCCTTCCACCGCAGTATCCCACGACCGCCACCGCCAGCAATTCTGCATCGCTGGAAGCGATGGTATCCGGACCGCCGTCTCAAATTTTGCAGACGCAGTATTCTGTGCCATCCAATGCCTGCTGTGACGCGAATGGTTGTAGTACACAATCCTATGGTGGTGACTGCGGATGCGGGGAAGGTTGTTGCTGCGATCGTGACTGTTATCCATTGTTCTCCGTCGGAGTCGAAGTGCCGTTTCTAAGACCTCGCATCAGTGGCGCGGCACCGGTGTTCAATGTATCACCGGGAGCTCAGCGGCTGATCGATCCGAACTATGATCCAGCCATTCGATACATCGCAGAACTGCGTCCGGAAAAATCGTTCGGAATCCGTGGACGCTATTTTCGATACGATCATGCAACCGGATTTGATCCACCATTCCAGCCAGCAGAACTCGGCATCACTGTGGACAGCGCAGATCTGGAGTTCGTATTCCATCACGACACGAACCGCTGGAACTTCGACTTTTCCGCCGGCCTTGAGTACGGGAAGCTGCAGTACGCGGCCGACGTCGCGACTGCCGTCATTGGACAGGGAACAGCGACGTTCGAAGGCCTCGGTCCGGTGTTCGGGCTGAATGCAGAACACGCCCTCGGTGACACCAGTTTTTCATTCTTCGGCTCGGTTCGAGCTTCGTTTCTAATGGGCTCCATCAAAAACAGCGCTTTGCTGATCAATATGCCGCGAGCGGAAATTAAGGATGAGATGGCTCAGGTTTATCAGAACCAACTCGGCGTTGCATGGCAGCCGGAATTGTCTGATCGCTTCGGTATTTCTGTGCGAGCGGCCTGGGAAACGCAGTTCTGGCTGAACGAAACTTTCTCAGACGACAGCTTTGGCATCGGTTCCAATTTGAGTCTGACCGGGCCGATGGTTTCCGCCGAAGTCTCGTTCTAG
- a CDS encoding DUF1501 domain-containing protein, which yields MIELNNRRAMLQRLGGGLGMLGAAGAMTAPQAFGMEAAAGMRGPHFAPKAKRVIHLFMNGGPFQADLFDPKPALKKYEGQRPASADLATERPTGGLLPSPFRFRNCGESGLPVSELLPQLSNHIDDICVLRSMHADNPNHGPALLQMNNGTILPTRPSMGAWFLYGLGTENESLPGYVVLCPGRPVRFSILWNSAFLPSSNQGTYINHSKIEPSNMVPFLRNKRWTADVQRRQLDLLKQLDAEVQNRTSADQAFDARVASMETAFRMQFQASDAFDVEQETKQTREAYGSGHFSNGCLLARRMVERGVRFVQVYYGNGQPWDTHSNHDKAVPKLCQNIDQPIAALLSDLKQRGLLEDTLIIWGGEFGRTPTSENGNGRDHNHHGFTMWMAGGGVKGGMAYGETDEFGFKAAVNKMHVHDMHATVLHLLGLDHERLTYRSAGRDYRLTDVHGRVVHEIIS from the coding sequence ATGATCGAATTGAACAATCGCCGTGCAATGCTGCAACGACTGGGCGGCGGCCTGGGAATGCTGGGCGCTGCCGGCGCCATGACCGCTCCTCAGGCCTTTGGTATGGAGGCTGCAGCCGGAATGCGTGGGCCTCATTTTGCACCGAAGGCCAAACGCGTCATTCATCTGTTTATGAACGGCGGTCCGTTTCAGGCGGATTTGTTCGACCCAAAGCCCGCATTAAAAAAGTATGAAGGGCAACGACCGGCGAGTGCCGATCTCGCGACCGAACGTCCCACCGGCGGACTGCTGCCGTCTCCGTTTCGGTTTAGGAATTGTGGTGAAAGTGGGTTGCCAGTGAGCGAACTGCTGCCACAGCTAAGCAATCACATCGACGACATTTGCGTGCTAAGGTCTATGCACGCGGATAACCCGAATCACGGCCCCGCCCTGCTTCAGATGAATAACGGCACCATTTTGCCAACTCGCCCCAGCATGGGCGCGTGGTTTTTGTACGGTCTCGGCACCGAAAACGAGAGCCTGCCGGGTTATGTTGTGCTGTGTCCCGGTCGGCCCGTGCGGTTTTCAATTTTGTGGAACAGCGCGTTTCTGCCGTCGTCGAACCAAGGGACGTACATCAACCATTCGAAGATCGAACCGTCGAATATGGTTCCGTTTCTGCGAAACAAACGCTGGACGGCAGATGTGCAGCGACGACAGCTCGACCTTTTAAAGCAGCTTGATGCAGAAGTGCAGAATCGCACGTCCGCCGATCAGGCGTTTGACGCTCGAGTCGCTTCGATGGAAACGGCATTCCGAATGCAGTTTCAGGCCAGCGACGCGTTCGATGTCGAACAGGAAACGAAACAAACGCGCGAAGCGTATGGCAGCGGCCACTTTTCCAACGGGTGCCTGCTGGCTCGACGAATGGTCGAACGCGGTGTGCGATTTGTGCAGGTTTATTATGGCAATGGCCAGCCGTGGGACACTCATTCGAACCACGACAAAGCCGTTCCGAAGCTATGTCAGAACATTGATCAGCCCATCGCAGCGCTGCTAAGCGACCTCAAGCAACGCGGCCTGCTGGAAGACACGCTGATTATCTGGGGCGGTGAATTCGGACGGACTCCGACTTCCGAAAACGGCAACGGTCGTGATCACAATCACCACGGCTTCACAATGTGGATGGCCGGCGGCGGTGTAAAGGGTGGCATGGCGTACGGAGAGACTGACGAATTTGGCTTCAAAGCGGCGGTCAACAAAATGCATGTTCACGACATGCACGCCACAGTTCTGCATCTGCTGGGCCTCGACCACGAACGTCTCACCTACCGCAGCGCCGGGCGCGACTATCGTTTGACCGACGTTCACGGTCGAGTTGTGCACGAGATCATCTCGTAA
- a CDS encoding zinc-binding alcohol dehydrogenase family protein, which translates to MKAIQLQEPKRFEYVDIDEPGDPGPGQALVRTHRMGICGTDISGYLGKMPFFSYPRVPGHELGVEVVAVGNGVTNVKPGDRCSVEPYMNCGTCYACRKGNGNCCEKLNVIGVMVDGGLCERFTIRAEKLHPSAKLNMEQLALVETLAIGCHANDRGNPGTGDHALIIGAGPIGLATLEFARLTGASITVMDMNPDRLDFCRRTYNIDHTIQFKGDGSEADQVLDITSGDKYAVVTDATGSNKSMSSALSYVAHTGSLVYVGITTQEVSFLHPTLHKPEITLKASRNALPSDFGRIIGLIEDGTIDTDPWVTHRTNFDSVVADFDTLTKPETGVIKAVIEVAN; encoded by the coding sequence ATGAAAGCTATTCAACTTCAGGAACCCAAACGATTTGAGTATGTCGACATTGACGAGCCCGGCGACCCCGGTCCCGGCCAGGCGTTGGTGCGGACTCATCGCATGGGAATCTGCGGCACCGACATCAGTGGATATCTGGGCAAGATGCCGTTCTTCAGCTATCCGCGAGTTCCAGGACATGAGCTGGGTGTGGAAGTTGTCGCTGTCGGCAATGGTGTCACCAATGTGAAGCCTGGCGATCGCTGCAGTGTTGAACCTTACATGAACTGCGGCACATGCTACGCCTGCCGCAAGGGCAACGGAAATTGCTGTGAAAAGCTAAACGTCATTGGCGTGATGGTCGACGGAGGCCTCTGCGAACGATTCACCATCCGGGCAGAAAAGTTGCATCCGTCTGCGAAGCTAAACATGGAACAGCTCGCGCTGGTGGAGACTCTGGCGATCGGTTGCCACGCCAACGATCGAGGCAATCCGGGCACTGGCGACCATGCGTTGATCATCGGAGCCGGCCCCATCGGTCTGGCGACTCTCGAATTCGCTCGACTAACCGGCGCGTCCATTACGGTGATGGACATGAACCCCGATCGACTCGACTTCTGCCGCCGCACCTACAATATCGATCACACAATCCAGTTTAAGGGCGACGGCAGCGAAGCTGATCAGGTGCTGGATATCACAAGCGGCGACAAATACGCTGTGGTGACAGACGCGACCGGCAGTAATAAGTCAATGTCCAGCGCGTTGAGCTACGTTGCTCATACGGGTTCCCTGGTGTATGTTGGCATCACAACGCAGGAAGTCAGTTTTCTGCACCCCACGTTGCACAAGCCGGAGATCACTTTGAAGGCCTCGCGCAACGCACTGCCGTCCGACTTTGGCCGAATTATTGGACTCATTGAAGACGGCACAATCGACACCGATCCCTGGGTCACTCACCGAACCAACTTCGATTCCGTTGTCGCCGATTTCGACACGCTGACGAAGCCGGAGACCGGTGTGATTAAGGCGGTCATCGAGGTTGCAAACTGA
- a CDS encoding tagaturonate epimerase family protein produces MSCVPLGLAPSFGFGDRIGLATPGHVESMNRAGSGIEPIYPQQSIREMTRTQRTAQQVMDDALNGAKAAGWKGKIGADADHLKTPDDVDVTAAVGFTFFTIDPSDDVDQAADDYDEATVRSKFESVKDFAGWYDSYVGKSVGLATGTKIELTEAACMRAAVKYGKAIARALSMGDYIKKVHEDAGKDYEIELSVDETEQPTTLAEHYIIADQCLKGGMKLVSLAPRFIGDLEKGVDYKGDLTALEASLGEHAAVATLLGGYKLSLHSGSDKVSMYSLLSKQTKGQFHVKTAGTSYLEALRVVARHDEALFRQIIDFGRAHYDVDKATYHVSATLASAPAPADVSDVLELEREYLELWSEVPEGKGFTKPGRQILHCTFGSTLTDPTLGPAVRSVLESHPDTYTEVLADHFERHLRALQAGM; encoded by the coding sequence ATGTCATGCGTACCACTTGGACTTGCCCCGTCTTTTGGCTTTGGCGACCGAATCGGCCTTGCTACACCTGGCCACGTCGAATCGATGAACCGGGCGGGCAGCGGCATTGAACCCATTTATCCGCAGCAGTCCATTCGCGAAATGACTCGAACTCAGCGAACCGCGCAGCAGGTCATGGACGACGCGTTGAACGGTGCAAAGGCCGCTGGCTGGAAGGGAAAAATCGGCGCGGATGCCGATCACCTGAAAACGCCGGACGACGTGGACGTCACGGCCGCCGTGGGATTCACCTTCTTTACGATTGACCCCTCTGACGACGTCGACCAGGCGGCGGACGACTATGACGAAGCCACCGTTCGGTCGAAATTCGAATCCGTGAAGGATTTCGCCGGCTGGTATGATTCTTATGTTGGCAAATCTGTCGGGCTGGCGACGGGTACAAAGATCGAACTGACCGAAGCGGCGTGCATGCGAGCTGCCGTCAAGTACGGGAAAGCGATCGCTCGCGCGTTGAGCATGGGCGACTACATCAAGAAGGTTCATGAAGACGCCGGCAAAGATTACGAAATCGAACTTTCGGTCGACGAAACCGAACAGCCGACAACCCTGGCCGAACACTACATCATCGCCGACCAGTGTCTGAAAGGCGGTATGAAACTGGTGAGTCTTGCACCGCGATTTATTGGCGATCTGGAAAAGGGAGTCGACTATAAGGGCGACCTCACAGCGCTGGAAGCGTCGCTTGGCGAACACGCCGCAGTCGCCACGTTGCTAGGCGGCTACAAGTTGAGCCTTCATTCGGGGTCGGACAAAGTTTCGATGTACTCGTTGTTGTCCAAACAAACCAAAGGGCAGTTTCATGTGAAGACGGCCGGTACCAGTTATCTGGAAGCACTGCGAGTTGTCGCTCGCCACGATGAAGCGTTGTTCCGTCAGATCATCGACTTCGGTCGCGCACACTACGACGTCGACAAAGCCACTTATCACGTTTCCGCAACGCTCGCTTCTGCGCCCGCACCGGCCGACGTCAGCGATGTGCTGGAATTGGAACGTGAATATCTGGAGTTGTGGTCGGAAGTGCCGGAAGGCAAAGGCTTCACGAAACCCGGCCGCCAGATTCTGCATTGCACGTTCGGATCGACTCTGACAGATCCGACTCTGGGACCAGCCGTCCGGTCAGTGCTGGAAAGTCATCCGGACACATACACCGAAGTGCTGGCCGACCATTTTGAACGGCACTTGCGAGCGTTGCAGGCGGGAATGTAA
- a CDS encoding cytidine deaminase, translating into MSGTSTLSLPPDWERLVAASRNARSMAYAPYSNYAVGAAVLTDDGQIFSGCNVENASYGLTVCAERVAVCSAVAAGFQKFAAVCVSLTGMPVPCGSCRQFLNEFNPQMIVLLDDLDQPAENSPECVRLSDLLPRAFKLDSI; encoded by the coding sequence ATGTCAGGCACGTCAACACTTTCGCTGCCACCCGATTGGGAACGCCTCGTCGCCGCATCACGTAACGCGCGATCGATGGCATATGCTCCTTATTCCAACTACGCCGTGGGAGCAGCAGTGCTGACGGACGACGGTCAGATTTTTTCAGGCTGCAATGTTGAGAACGCGTCGTACGGACTGACAGTGTGTGCGGAACGAGTGGCCGTGTGTTCGGCGGTGGCGGCCGGGTTTCAAAAGTTCGCTGCCGTCTGTGTTTCATTGACGGGGATGCCGGTGCCGTGTGGTTCCTGTCGCCAGTTCCTGAATGAGTTCAATCCACAGATGATCGTTTTGCTCGACGACCTGGATCAGCCTGCGGAGAACTCGCCGGAATGCGTGCGGCTGTCCGACCTGTTGCCTCGCGCGTTCAAGCTGGATTCGATTTAA
- a CDS encoding CinA family protein codes for MTVTNDEIAARLQQQLQLTGHQIVFAESCTAGLIAATLGRIPGISQWLAGSAVVYQLATKSAWLDVDADLLQNPGPVSEIVSQQMASGVLQLTPHATIAASVTGHLGPDAPPEQDGTAWSTVAIRTNGEPTLVSKCLLLDELLPSLNDEVELRQRRQAMAVRLVMQFCVDAVKSNPA; via the coding sequence ATGACGGTTACGAACGATGAAATAGCGGCCCGGTTGCAGCAACAATTGCAGCTAACCGGACATCAAATTGTATTCGCCGAAAGTTGTACGGCGGGTCTGATCGCCGCAACTTTGGGAAGAATTCCAGGCATCTCACAATGGCTGGCTGGCTCCGCTGTTGTGTATCAACTGGCAACAAAGTCCGCCTGGCTGGACGTAGATGCCGATCTGCTGCAGAATCCTGGTCCGGTTAGCGAAATCGTCAGCCAGCAGATGGCCAGCGGCGTTCTTCAATTGACACCGCACGCAACGATCGCCGCCAGTGTCACCGGCCACCTCGGCCCCGACGCGCCGCCGGAACAGGACGGAACTGCATGGTCGACGGTAGCGATCCGAACAAACGGCGAGCCCACGCTTGTGTCGAAATGTTTGCTTCTGGACGAATTGCTGCCTTCGCTCAACGATGAAGTTGAGCTACGACAGCGACGCCAGGCAATGGCGGTGCGGTTGGTTATGCAGTTCTGCGTGGACGCTGTTAAATCGAATCCAGCTTGA
- a CDS encoding protein-disulfide reductase DsbD family protein: MLRYFTPLMLCCAMPFLAIADENLPNLFDGGFNVGPAGAMDGVKISAKLVPVSQTSVDVEVTVLVPPNHYIYSTNPSFGAATTIKLKAPAGFENVGAIRADHPPKKVKDQYLGDVEKFFGKVTWTQRIRSAAGTLQPGLQISGELSGQYCSAGEDGRCNIIRKEKFAASLPVDFNAATLPAETVSSTGGSEAALTSSPGNTQTVVPKMRMPGGGQEAPIRYEVSLTPKDAQIGDEVKLAVKATISPSYHTFSVTQTGLGGEPTTIDLSDIRGLEPVGQTTFQPSTPPEIERPLPDMVLETHHDTVTWTRRFTLTHAAASVKGSIKFQVCDAKNCQPGPKTDFAVNIGDPTVTPTANLAMEASDGVDNNPAGADSVLTLAGLGPFIISAFGAGFLALLTPCVFPMIPITVSYFLKQGEERPGSTLKLAIIYCLGIIGAFTILGLLVAVIVGPGALQALANGPWLNLAFAGIFILFALMLMGMFEIQIPSWVLNWSSRKQDSGGIVGVLFMAVTFTLVSFTCTFAFVGSLLALAADGTFMKPIVGMLAFSTAFASPFFVLAMFPAMLQKLPKSGGWMNSVKVTLGLLELVIVAKFLSVADVGFSPNGMPRFLDFSLVIGMWIAITAVTGAYLLGLYRMPHDTPGNSVGAIRCLFAIGFLGISAYMSIGLVGARAPSGVIWQQIAAFAPQRFDKPAGGGGGGHEGLDFSLDFDEAVVSASEANRPLFVDITGINCHNCRVMEQTVLSQQSIQTILEELELVQLYTDSVPIDKSPEERERLLERNLKLQDELVGHTGIPTYAVVSPDGKKILSLVSGQKSADEFAKFLKAGISKWKSAGDATSAMERTATADPRGAGTSGIRLGGLGYGSGQSNDAVTQTSFQP; the protein is encoded by the coding sequence ATGCTTCGATACTTCACCCCTCTGATGCTTTGCTGCGCGATGCCGTTTTTGGCGATCGCTGACGAAAACCTGCCCAATCTGTTTGACGGCGGATTCAACGTTGGTCCGGCCGGCGCTATGGATGGGGTCAAGATTTCTGCCAAGCTGGTGCCCGTTTCCCAGACGTCCGTGGACGTCGAGGTGACCGTACTGGTGCCCCCGAATCACTACATCTACTCGACGAATCCGTCATTCGGTGCGGCGACAACGATCAAACTGAAGGCTCCTGCTGGTTTTGAAAACGTCGGCGCAATCCGAGCTGATCATCCGCCGAAGAAGGTCAAAGACCAGTATCTGGGCGACGTCGAAAAATTCTTCGGCAAAGTGACATGGACGCAGCGGATTCGTTCGGCGGCGGGAACGCTGCAGCCAGGTTTGCAGATCTCCGGTGAGTTAAGTGGACAGTATTGTTCTGCCGGTGAAGACGGGCGGTGCAACATTATCCGCAAAGAGAAGTTCGCAGCGTCGCTGCCGGTCGATTTCAATGCGGCAACTTTACCTGCGGAAACCGTCAGCTCTACGGGAGGCTCTGAGGCCGCTCTGACGTCATCGCCTGGCAACACGCAAACAGTCGTGCCCAAAATGCGCATGCCGGGCGGAGGACAGGAAGCTCCGATTCGCTATGAAGTGTCGCTCACGCCCAAAGACGCCCAAATCGGCGACGAAGTGAAACTGGCCGTGAAAGCAACCATCAGCCCGTCTTACCACACATTTTCCGTGACTCAAACGGGACTCGGCGGCGAACCGACGACGATTGACCTCAGCGATATTCGCGGTCTTGAGCCCGTCGGTCAGACAACGTTTCAGCCGTCAACCCCGCCGGAAATCGAACGACCGCTGCCGGATATGGTGCTGGAAACTCACCACGACACGGTCACGTGGACCCGACGCTTTACGCTCACTCACGCAGCGGCCAGCGTAAAGGGCAGCATCAAGTTTCAGGTGTGTGACGCTAAGAACTGTCAGCCCGGCCCGAAAACAGACTTCGCCGTGAACATCGGCGATCCCACAGTCACGCCGACCGCCAACCTGGCGATGGAAGCAAGCGACGGAGTCGACAACAACCCAGCAGGTGCCGACAGTGTCTTGACGCTGGCCGGACTCGGGCCATTCATTATCTCAGCCTTTGGTGCCGGATTCCTCGCACTGTTAACGCCGTGCGTGTTTCCGATGATTCCGATCACCGTCAGCTACTTTCTGAAGCAGGGTGAAGAACGACCGGGTTCGACGTTGAAGCTGGCGATCATTTATTGTTTGGGGATCATCGGTGCCTTCACAATTTTAGGACTGCTAGTAGCCGTCATCGTCGGCCCCGGCGCACTGCAAGCGCTGGCCAACGGACCGTGGCTGAACCTCGCTTTCGCGGGCATCTTCATTCTGTTTGCGTTGATGCTGATGGGCATGTTTGAAATCCAGATCCCGTCATGGGTACTGAATTGGTCTTCACGCAAACAGGACAGCGGCGGGATTGTCGGCGTCCTGTTCATGGCCGTGACGTTCACACTGGTTTCCTTCACGTGTACATTCGCATTCGTCGGTTCATTGCTGGCGTTGGCCGCAGATGGAACATTCATGAAGCCCATCGTGGGGATGCTGGCCTTTTCCACAGCATTCGCGTCTCCGTTTTTCGTGCTGGCGATGTTCCCTGCCATGCTTCAGAAACTGCCCAAGAGCGGCGGTTGGATGAATTCCGTGAAGGTGACGCTGGGACTGTTAGAACTGGTGATTGTGGCCAAGTTCCTAAGCGTCGCTGACGTCGGCTTCAGCCCGAATGGTATGCCTCGCTTTCTGGACTTCTCACTGGTGATCGGCATGTGGATTGCCATCACAGCGGTCACCGGCGCTTACCTGCTGGGACTATACCGGATGCCACACGATACGCCCGGAAATTCGGTGGGCGCAATCAGATGTCTATTCGCCATCGGCTTCCTCGGGATTTCTGCCTACATGAGCATCGGACTGGTCGGCGCGCGTGCTCCCAGCGGTGTCATCTGGCAGCAAATTGCAGCCTTCGCGCCTCAACGATTCGACAAGCCAGCTGGCGGTGGCGGCGGTGGTCACGAGGGACTCGACTTTTCGCTGGACTTCGATGAAGCCGTGGTTTCTGCATCTGAAGCGAACCGTCCGCTGTTTGTCGACATCACGGGAATTAATTGTCACAACTGCCGAGTGATGGAGCAGACGGTGTTGTCACAGCAGAGTATTCAAACGATCCTTGAAGAACTCGAACTGGTGCAGCTCTACACCGACAGCGTGCCGATTGACAAAAGCCCCGAAGAACGTGAACGACTGCTAGAGCGAAACCTGAAACTACAGGACGAGCTGGTCGGTCACACGGGAATCCCAACCTACGCGGTTGTGAGCCCGGATGGCAAAAAAATCCTGTCTTTGGTCAGCGGTCAGAAAAGTGCCGATGAGTTCGCTAAGTTTCTGAAGGCCGGCATTTCCAAATGGAAGTCCGCAGGCGATGCCACTAGCGCAATGGAACGAACAGCGACAGCCGATCCCCGCGGTGCTGGTACATCTGGGATTCGGCTTGGTGGGTTGGGCTACGGAAGCGGTCAATCCAACGACGCCGTCACACAAACCAGCTTTCAGCCGTAG
- a CDS encoding DUF3467 domain-containing protein — translation MSDDPPNYDENENENSPDQPQSQEVRHSHVGALVPAHVARGIFSTGAVVLQGQHEFIVDFLLRMQQPQQVAARIIMPPAVVAQFIQALQENIRKHEDRFGPILLPTPPVPPPDAPKQSAQDLYDQLKLSEETMSGVYANAVMIGHTASEFSLDFITTFFPRSAVSSRVFVAAPNAKRLLDSLKHSFQQFQQKPQGQPPGSPPPPPDPPPDEPPYGYHPENN, via the coding sequence ATGTCAGACGATCCCCCGAATTACGACGAAAACGAGAACGAAAACTCGCCCGATCAGCCACAAAGTCAGGAAGTCCGGCACAGCCACGTCGGCGCGCTGGTGCCCGCCCATGTCGCTCGCGGTATTTTTAGTACCGGAGCCGTCGTTCTGCAGGGCCAGCACGAATTCATCGTCGACTTTTTGCTGCGAATGCAACAGCCGCAGCAGGTGGCCGCCAGAATCATCATGCCTCCCGCCGTGGTGGCTCAGTTCATTCAGGCACTGCAGGAAAACATCCGCAAACACGAAGACCGGTTCGGCCCAATCCTGCTGCCCACACCACCCGTGCCGCCGCCCGATGCGCCCAAACAGTCGGCGCAGGACTTATACGACCAGTTGAAGCTTTCGGAAGAAACGATGTCCGGCGTCTATGCCAACGCGGTGATGATTGGTCACACGGCCTCTGAATTCTCATTGGACTTCATCACGACCTTTTTCCCGAGGTCGGCCGTGTCCAGCCGAGTCTTCGTGGCGGCTCCGAACGCGAAACGGCTGCTGGATTCGCTGAAGCATTCGTTCCAGCAATTCCAACAAAAACCGCAGGGCCAGCCACCGGGTTCACCGCCACCCCCGCCCGATCCGCCGCCGGACGAACCACCGTACGGCTACCACCCGGAAAACAATTAG
- a CDS encoding histidine triad nucleotide-binding protein: MEVTIFTKITNREIPADIVYEDDLCLAFRDVNPQAPTHVLLIPKKPLVSLDSFAEEDSALAAHLLLKVPKIAADLGLSNGYRTVINTGEEGGQTVFHLHIHILGGRNLDWPPG, translated from the coding sequence ATCGAAGTGACCATCTTCACCAAAATTACTAATCGCGAAATACCAGCGGATATCGTTTATGAAGACGACCTGTGCCTCGCCTTTCGCGACGTTAATCCGCAGGCGCCAACTCACGTGCTGCTGATCCCTAAGAAGCCGCTCGTGTCACTCGATAGTTTCGCAGAAGAAGATTCTGCTCTGGCCGCGCATTTGTTATTGAAGGTGCCGAAAATCGCCGCTGACCTTGGCCTAAGCAACGGCTATCGGACGGTGATTAACACAGGCGAAGAAGGAGGGCAGACGGTTTTCCATCTTCACATTCACATCCTCGGCGGAAGGAACCTCGACTGGCCGCCTGGCTAA